One window of the Eucalyptus grandis isolate ANBG69807.140 chromosome 8, ASM1654582v1, whole genome shotgun sequence genome contains the following:
- the LOC104415872 gene encoding uncharacterized protein LOC104415872, which yields MDSMEDDEKLVQMVQDFIESDDYPSSSPSSSSSSAQRLQASDNQRHSYYFALRDVLESGTGAEVDVLKSLLKHMRRKRDAEKTTGLKKWLVMRLKMDGFHASLCHTSWATSFCCPGGDYEYIDVLIKDEDGHKKHHQHHQMKRLIVDVDFKSQFEVARPTQSYKELTDTLPSIFVGDEVKLNRIISLLCSAAKESLRERGLYLPPWRTTTYMLSKWLSESCLRDPVSRTIGAAGGASISGNRKDGDHGRKIKNGASFLPKSMVKSTKGDLGNRGSGLSSQFSNMSINCC from the exons ATGGACAGCATGGAAGATGATGAGAAGCTGGTTCAGATGGTACAAGACTTCATTGAATCTGATGACTACCCATCATCATCACCGTCGTCATCGTCATCTTCCGCCCAGCGCTTGCAAGCCTCTGATAACCAACGCCACTCCTATTACTTTGCTTTGAGG GATGTGCTTGAAAGCGGAACCGGAGCTGAGGTTGATGTTCTCAAGAGCCTGTTGAAGCACATGAGGCGCAAGAGGGACGCAGAGAAGACCACGGGCTTGAAGAAATGGTTGGTGATGAGGCTGAAGATGGACGGCTTCCACGCTTCTCTCTGCCACACTTCTTGGGCCACCTCCTTCTGTTGCCCCGGCg GGGATTATGAGTACATCGATGTGTTGATCAAAGACGAGGATGGTCATAAGAAACATCACCAGCACCATCAAATGAAGAGGCTGATAGTGGACGTGGACTTCAAGTCTCAGTTCGAAGTGGCGAGGCCGACACAGAGCTACAAGGAGCTCACAGACACGCTGCCATCGATCTTCGTTGGGGACGAGGTCAAGCTCAACCGGATCATTTCCCTCCTCTGCTCAGCGGCCAAGGAGTCGCTCCGGGAGCGAGGCCTTTACTTGCCTCCATGGAGGACCACCACTTACATGCTCTCCAAGTGGCTCTCCGAGAGCTGTCTCAGAGACCCGGTATCGAGAACCATCGGTGCTGCCGGTGGCGCTTCAATTTCAGGCAACAGAAAAGATGGTGATCATGGGCGCAAGATCAAGAATGGTGCTTCTTTCTTGCCTAAGTCTATGGTGAAATCCACCAAGGGTGATCTGGGTAATCGTGGGTCTGGTCTGTCTAGCCAATTCTCGAACATGAGCATCAACTGCTGCTGA
- the LOC104415871 gene encoding probable Histone-lysine N-methyltransferase ATXR5, with amino-acid sequence MATTALAEMVRLREVVVVVVAELGVGGIATRAFQLFLLCLGTNPFKPYLRPHPSPTPGRNGAGQKFIRFSGSSRRTVPPSPPQPRKYKAIAEVLAKARYAVVERESYSDVICEQCRSGDRAEELLLCDKCDKGFHMNCLRPIVVKLPIGSWLCPKCCEQRRVRKFSQKKIIDFFRIQKTTFVDEKCGSPQAQDARKRRKRSGPLVMQKKKRRLLPFTPVEDPSERLKEMRSLASALTTLKMEFSDDLTYLPGWAPRSANQAKLEKGGMQVLPKEDIETLEQCRAMSKRGEWPPLSVVFDSCEGFTVEADGPIKDMTFIAEYTGDVDYLKNREKDDCDSMMTLLLANDPSRSLVICPDKRGNIARFVNGINNHTVDGKKKQNCKCVRYNVNSECKVFLVATRDIAKGERLYYDYNGYEHEYPTHHFI; translated from the exons ATGGCGACGACAGCTCTTGCAGAAATGGTGCGGCTGAGAGAGGTTGTAGTTGTTGTGGTAGCAGAACTTGGTGTTGGTGGAATCGCAACGAGGGCATTTCAGCTATTCTTGCTCTG CCTTGGAACGAATCCTTTCAAACCCTATCTCCGCCCCCACCCCTCCCCCACCCCCGGCCGAAATGGCGCCGGCCAGAAATTCATACGTTTCAGTGGGTCGTCGCGGCGGACGGTGCCCCCGTCGCCGCCGCAGCCCAGGAAGTACAAGGCGATCGCGGAGGTGCTGGCCAAGGCCAGGTACGCGGTGGTGGAGCGCGAGAGCTACAGCGACGTGATCTGCGAGCAAtgccggtccggcgaccgggcCGAGGAGCTGCTGCTGTGCGACAAATGCGACAAGGGGTTCCACATGAATTGCCTGAGGCCGATCGTCGTGAAGCTGCCGATAGGGTCGTGGCTCTGCCCCAAGTGCTGTGAACAGAGAAGAGTAAGAA AGTTTTCGCAGAAGAAGATCATCGACTTCTTCAGGATCCAAAAGACCACTTTTGTCGATGAGAAATGCGGGTCTCCTCAAGCTCAAG ACGCTAGAAAGCGTCGGAAGCGTTCAGGGCCTCTGGTTatgcagaagaaaaagaggagactCCTTCCATTTACTCCAGTGGAGGATCCTTCCGAAAGGTTGAAAGAAATGCGTTCACTTGCTTCTGCTTTGACAACGCTAAAGATGGAGTTCAGTGATGATCTCACCTACTTGCCAGGATGGGCTCCTAGATCAGCTAATCAGGCAAAGCTTGAAAAAGGTGGCATGCAG GTTCTTCCAAAAGAAGACATTGAAACTCTGGAGCAGTGTAGAGCAATGTCTAAAAGAGGCGAATGGCCTCCTCTTTCGGTTGTTTTTGATTCATGTGAAGG CTTCACTGTAGAAGCTGATGGTCCGATTAAGGACATGACATTTATTGCAGAGTACACCGGTGATGTGGATTACCTTAAGAACCGAGAAAAAGACGATTGCGATAGTATGATGACTCTTCTTCTAGCAAATGATCCATCTAGAAGTCTTGTCATCTGCCCTGATAAACGTGGAAATATTGCACGTTTTGTAAATGGCATCAACAATCACACAGT GGACGGTAAAAAGAAGCAGAACTGTAAATGCGTGAGGTACAATGTGAACAGCGAATGCAAGGTCTTTTTGGTTGCGACTCGTGATATTGCCAAGGGGGAGAGACTCTATTATGACTATAATGGGTATGAGCATGAATATCCTACTCATCACTTCATCTAA